In Rhipicephalus microplus isolate Deutch F79 chromosome 7, USDA_Rmic, whole genome shotgun sequence, one genomic interval encodes:
- the LOC119179599 gene encoding uncharacterized protein LOC119179599: MAKIISLSLLALCALLLPTYGQEVQPLLANLKTGGAGGGSAGSGSTWLPRPGLGRGCRRRREIVKRCVSSSCGEYKCSDLHRFRQRVCTADCQTGCFCAWPFFRNNDGRCVHFWQCYTYRRPRRPALSGSIGGAVGPQPGVDQGDGVSGAGWPTTQGFGPGGAWGGPSGVPSSGWGSAYGQYPGAWGGAAYPQYPGGWSSPVGSGVFGGGNGGFAVGSGGLGSGPGSLGVVSGGVGGGNSGYGIGSGSFGVGGGSSGVLGSGAGISGGTSGGLGSITGSGAFGTGNVGATNVKVQG, translated from the exons atggcgaaaattattagCCTTAGTCTACTGGCCCTTTGTGCGTTGCTTCTTCCTACATATGGACAAGAGGTGCAACCACTATTAGCGAACCTAAAAACGGGAGGAGCAGGTGGCGGATCTGCAGGTTCGGGTTCAACATGGCTGCCCAGACCAGGTTTGGGAAGAG GTTGCCGGCGACGTCGGGAAATTGTGAAGAGGTGTGTGAGCAGCAGCTGTGGCGAATACAAATGCTCGGATCTCCACCGCTTCCGCCAGAGAGTGTGTACAGCTGACTGCCAAACCGGGTGCTTCTGCGCATGGCCCTTCTTTAGAAACAATGACGGACGTTGCGTGCACTTCTGGCAGTGCTATACTTACAGACGTCCCAGACGGCCAGCACTGTCTGGTAGCATAGGCGGCGCAGTCGGACCGCAGCCTGGCGTGGACCAGGGTGATGGTGTATCGGGTGCTGGGTGGCCCACCACACAAGGCTTTGGGCCTGGTGGTGCCTGGGGCGGCCCAAGTGGCGTACCGAGCAGTGGCTGGGGCTCAGCATATGGGCAATATCCCGGTGCCTGGGGTGGAGCGGCATATCCTCAATATCCTGGTGGCTGGAGCTCTCCAGTCGGTAGTGGGGTTTTTGGAGGGGGCAACGGCGGTTTCGCAGTTGGCAGCGGAGGCCTCGGAAGTGGCCCCGGTAGTTTGGGAGTTGTGAGCGGTGGCGTCGGAGGTGGCAACAGTGGCTACGGAATCGGTAGTGGCAGCTTCGGAGTTGGTGGCGGTAGCAGCGGGGTTTTGGGGAGTGGAGCCGGTATCAGTGGAGGCACAAGCGGTGGCCTCGGCAGTATTACTGGCAGTGGGGCTTTCGGAACTGGCAACGTGGGCGCAACCAATGTCAAAGTTCAAGGTTGA